One segment of Spodoptera frugiperda isolate SF20-4 chromosome 5, AGI-APGP_CSIRO_Sfru_2.0, whole genome shotgun sequence DNA contains the following:
- the LOC118272264 gene encoding integrator complex subunit 1 homolog, whose amino-acid sequence MAFLLPTTFYLFTILFYSISHSLSIESSAGYPAGWNQEQSYFGPQGYRAPIPTIGNLCNNLDLFQHRKLICILCRGFDRSCLFPSIMTSTTSTTTSTTPSTTTSTSTTSTTTSTPPTTPAAEK is encoded by the exons ATGGCGTTTTTATTGCCAACGACGTTTTATCTGTTCACAAttctattttattcaatatcacACAGTCTTTCAATTGAAAGTAGTGCAG ggtATCCCGCTGGTTGGAATCAGGAGCAATCGTATTTTGGACCACAag GATATCGAGCGCCTATTCCAACAATCGGTAATCTTTGTAACAATTTGGACCTATTTCAACATCGGAAG TTAATATGCATACTCTGCAGAGGATTCGATCGTTCATGTCTATTTCCATCAATAATGACTTCTACGACGAGCACGACGACTTCTACGACTCCTTCGACTACCACTTCGACTTCTACAACATCCACTACGACTTCTACACCTCCTACAACTCCAGCTGCagagaaataa